The segment ATCGTCGTGGACTGCATCCACTCCGACGTCGGCAGGTGGAAGAACTTGAGGATCGCGTTGAAGAGGCCGGCGTCGCTCGGGTCGTACGCGTAGTACTTGAACAGGAACAGCGCGGACGCCGGCGGCAGCATCACCGGCAGGTACACCAGGATGCGCAGGTAGCCCTTCGCGTGGCGGAACTCGTTGAGCAGGATCGCCACGAAGAACGGCACCGCGTACCCGAGGATCAGGGCCAGCGCGGTGAAGTAGAAGGTGTTCTTCCACGCGGTCCAGAAGCTCGGGTCGTTGATGATGCGTTCGTAGTTGTCCCAGCCGACCCAGGTGGTCTCACCGCGTCGCGTCCGCTGAAAGCTCATGACGACGCCGCGGACCATCGGGTACCAGGAGAAGATGGCGAAACACGCCACGGCGCCGATCAGAAACGCGTACCCGGTCAGGTTGTTCTGCAGCTGGCGCTTGCGCCGGCTCTGCCGCCGGGCCGGCGGCCGCGGCCGGGATCCGGACACCTCGGCGGGCTTGCCGTGCGCCGTGATTGTCGCCATGAAGACTCCAGTGTTGGTCCATATGTCTTCGGTCTGGACGGAGGGTGCGGGGCCGCTGCCGCGACCCCCGCACGCCGACGTCAGCTACCCGTGCCACCTGTGGCGAGGACCTGGTTCACCTTTTCCTCGGCCGTCTTCAACAGCTGGTCGATGTTGGCCTTCGAGTCCGTCAGGACCGCGGACATCGCCGCGTCCAGTACCGCGTAGACGGCCTGCGCGTTCGGCGGCTCCACCTTCACCGGCACCGGGTTGTTCTCGAATGCCGCGAAGTCCTCGACCGTCACGTTCGCGTTCGCCTTGCGCTGCTCGAGCTCCTGGTTGTACGCGGCGCTGCCGACCGTGAACAGCTGCGGCTGCGGCAGGCCCACCGGGTTGTTCTGCGGCTTGGCCCGCACGTAGTCGAACTGGCCCTTGCCCGGGGTGAGCTTCTGGTACGCCAGCCACTTCAGGCCGGCCTCGACCTGCTCCTTGCTCAGGCCCTTCTTGAAGAAGTAGCCCTCGCCGCCGCCGAGCGTCGCCTTCGCCGGGCCGTCCTGGCCGGGCATCGGGCCCATCGCCCAGTCCTGGTACTTGCCC is part of the Phytohabitans houttuyneae genome and harbors:
- a CDS encoding carbohydrate ABC transporter permease, which encodes MATITAHGKPAEVSGSRPRPPARRQSRRKRQLQNNLTGYAFLIGAVACFAIFSWYPMVRGVVMSFQRTRRGETTWVGWDNYERIINDPSFWTAWKNTFYFTALALILGYAVPFFVAILLNEFRHAKGYLRILVYLPVMLPPASALFLFKYYAYDPSDAGLFNAILKFFHLPTSEWMQSTTMTMPAMVIASTWMNMGAAVLIYLAALQNIPGELYEAAEIDGAGIWRRIWNVTIPQTKLILSLMAMLQIVATMQLFIEPLILANGAGTQDSATSVAYLIYQHGFFQNDLNGAAALGVIMLIVLAGFSFVYVRLTSQQD